One stretch of Prunus persica cultivar Lovell chromosome G1, Prunus_persica_NCBIv2, whole genome shotgun sequence DNA includes these proteins:
- the LOC18789903 gene encoding cysteine desulfurase 1, chloroplastic, protein MMMTMEGVAVKLPSYSFPIIRSPARCVTRNFRPFSISASTLKEGHPAAPSAPPASLSLGHLTRPDFPILHQEVNGSRLVYLDNAATSQKPTAVIGALQNYYESYNSNVHRGIHYLSARATEEYELARKKVSNFINASDSREIVFTRNATEAINLVAYTWGLQNIKPDDEILLTVAEHHSAIVPWQLVAQKTGAVLKFVELNGDEIPDVDNLKDMLSRKTKLVVVHHVSNVLGSVLPIKDIVLCAHDVGAKVLVDACQSVPHMVVDVQNLNADFLVASSHKMCGPTGVGFLYGKSDLLSAMPPFLGGGEMISDVFLDHSTYAEPPSRFEAGTPAIGEAIGLGAAIDYLSGLGMQKIHDYEIFLAKYLYDSLSSVPNIHIYGPAPSNHVTRAALCSFNIDNIHPTDLATYLDQQHGVAIRSGHHCAQPLHRHLGVSASARASLHFYNTVEDIDDFIQALNDTVSFFNSFK, encoded by the exons ATGATGATGACAATGGAAGGAGTAGCTGTAAAACTTCCATCCTATTCCTTCCCAATCATACGAAGCCCTGCCCGCTGCGTTACTCGGAACTTCCGACCCTTTTCCATATCCGCTTCAACTCTTAAAGAAGGTCACCCGGCGGCCCCGTCTGCTCCACCTGCATCCCTTTCGCTCGGTCACTTGACCCGACCCGATTTCCCCATCCTCCATCAG GAAGTAAATGGGTCTAGGCTTGTTTACTTGGACAATGCTGCAACTTCCCAAAAGCCTACTGCTGTGATAGGAGCTTTGCAGAATTACTATGAGTCTTACAATTCAAACGTGCATCGTGGGATTCATTACTTAAG TGCAAGGGCAACAGAAGAATATGAACTGGCGAGAAAGAAGGTTTCCAACTTTATCAATGCATCGGACTCCCGAGAAATTGTTTTTACTAGGAATGCTACTGAAGCCATCAATCTGGTTGCTTACACATGGGGACtccaaaatataaaaccaGATGATGAG atCTTACTTACAGTTGCTGAACATCACAGTGCAATCGTTCCTTGGCAACTTGTAGCTCAAAAGACCGGCgctgttttgaaatttgtgGAATTAAATGGGGATGAAATTCCAGATGTGGACAATTTAAAAGATATGCTTTCAAGGAAAACAAAGCTTGTAGTTGTTCATCATGTCTCAAATGTGCTTG GTTCTGTTCTTCCTATCAAAGATATCGTGCTTTGTGCTCATGATGTTGGTGCAAAAGTTCTTGTAGATGCTTGTCAGAGTGTTCCACATATGGTGGTTGATGTACAGAATCTGAATGCTGACTTTCTTGTTGCTTCTTCTCACAAG ATGTGTGGGCCCACAGGCGTTGGATTCTTGTATGGAAAGAGTGATCTCTTGTCTGCCATGCCTCCATTTTTAg GTGGTGGAGAAATGATATCTGATGTATTCCTAGATCATTCCACCTATGCAGAACCTCCATCTAG GTTTGAGGCTGGAACACCAGCAATTGGGGAAGCAATTGGGTTAGGAGCAGCTATTGATTATTTGTCAGGACTTGGTATGCAAAAGATACATGATTATGAG aTATTTCTTGCTAAATACCTATACGATAGCCTTAGTTCAGTCCCCAATATTCACATTTATGGTCCTGCCCCCTCAAATCATGTCACCCGTGCTGCTCTTTGTTCTTTCAACATCGACAATATTCACCCTACAGATCTAGCAACTTATCTTGACCAACAG CACGGAGTGGCTATCCGATCTGGTCACCATTGTGCCCAACCTCTTCATCGACATTTAGGAGTCAGTGCAAGCGCCCGTGCGAGTCTTCACTTCTACAACACCGTAGAGGATATTGACGACTTTATCCAGG
- the LOC18791600 gene encoding probable plastid-lipid-associated protein 4, chloroplastic isoform X1 produces the protein MALSSSPLSPTLLTTTQSSSSPSTPKLLPSHSPLTSFSFPTKPTTTHTIHFHRLSSTSASDKWRAKVSFFPAFSSKGKDAKTLKEELLDAIASLDRGADATPEDQQTVDQIARKLEAVNPTKEPLKSDLLNGKWELIYTTSKSILQTQRPKFLRSRVNYQAINADTLRAQNMESWPTFNQVTADLTPLNARKVAVKFDYFKIAGLIPVKAPGRARGELEITYLDEELRVSRGDKGNLFILKMVDPSYRVPV, from the exons ATGGCcttatcttcttctcctctgtCACCTACGCTCCTCACAACCACCCAATCCTCCTCTTCACCTTCAACCCCAAAACTACTCCCTTCTCATTCTCCACTCACCTCCTTCAGCTTTCCAACCAAACCCACGACCACCCACACCATTCACTTTCACAGACTCTCGAGCACTTCAGCCTCTGACAAATGGAGAGCCAAAGTTTCATTCTTTCCTGCTTTTTCGAGCAAAGGCAAAGATGCTAAAACTCTCAAGGAGGAGCTTCTTGATGCCATTGCATCGCTTGATCGAGGCGCTGATGCCACTCCAGAGGACCAGCAAACAGTTGATCAG ATTGCACGCAAACTTGAAGCAGTTAATCCAACGAAGGAGCCACTCAAATCTGATTTACTGAATGGAAAATGGGAGCTTATATACACTACTTCAAAGTCTATTCTGCAAACTCAG AGACCCAAATTTTTGAGATCAAGGGTAAATTACCAAGCAATCAATGCTGACACACTTAGGGCCCAAAATATGGAATCATGGCCAACTTTCAATCAG GTAACAGCTGATTTGACGCCTTTGAATGCAAGAAAAGTGGCTGTAAAATTTGATTATTTCAAAATTGCAGGTCTG ATACCTGTTAAGGCACCTGGAAGAGCACGCGGAGAACTGGAAATTACATATTTGGATGAAGAACTTCG TGTCTCAAGGGGTGACAAAGGAAACTTGTTCATCTTGAAAATGGTTGATCCGTCTTATCGAGTTCCTGTCTGA
- the LOC18791600 gene encoding probable plastid-lipid-associated protein 4, chloroplastic isoform X2, which produces MALSSSPLSPTLLTTTQSSSSPSTPKLLPSHSPLTSFSFPTKPTTTHTIHFHRLSSTSASDKWRAKVSFFPAFSSKGKDAKTLKEELLDAIASLDRGADATPEDQQTVDQIARKLEAVNPTKEPLKSDLLNGKWELIYTTSKSILQTQRPKFLRSRVNYQAINADTLRAQNMESWPTFNQVTADLTPLNARKVAVKFDYFKIADTC; this is translated from the exons ATGGCcttatcttcttctcctctgtCACCTACGCTCCTCACAACCACCCAATCCTCCTCTTCACCTTCAACCCCAAAACTACTCCCTTCTCATTCTCCACTCACCTCCTTCAGCTTTCCAACCAAACCCACGACCACCCACACCATTCACTTTCACAGACTCTCGAGCACTTCAGCCTCTGACAAATGGAGAGCCAAAGTTTCATTCTTTCCTGCTTTTTCGAGCAAAGGCAAAGATGCTAAAACTCTCAAGGAGGAGCTTCTTGATGCCATTGCATCGCTTGATCGAGGCGCTGATGCCACTCCAGAGGACCAGCAAACAGTTGATCAG ATTGCACGCAAACTTGAAGCAGTTAATCCAACGAAGGAGCCACTCAAATCTGATTTACTGAATGGAAAATGGGAGCTTATATACACTACTTCAAAGTCTATTCTGCAAACTCAG AGACCCAAATTTTTGAGATCAAGGGTAAATTACCAAGCAATCAATGCTGACACACTTAGGGCCCAAAATATGGAATCATGGCCAACTTTCAATCAG GTAACAGCTGATTTGACGCCTTTGAATGCAAGAAAAGTGGCTGTAAAATTTGATTATTTCAAAATTGCAG ATACCTGTTAA